A region of Pleionea litopenaei DNA encodes the following proteins:
- the glnA gene encoding glutamate--ammonia ligase: protein MSVDNVLTLMKDNDVRYVDLRFTDTKGKEQHVTIPASCVDADFLNEGKMFDGSSIAGWKGINESDMVLMPDTTTATMDPFCEDPTLNITCDILEPSTMQGYDRDPRSIARRAEEYLKSTGLGDEAYFGPEPEFFLFEDVRFHTDMSGSFFKIDCEEAAWNSGKSYEDGNTAHRPRVKGGYFPVPPVDSSQDIRSQMCNIMEEMGLVIEAHHHEVATAGQNEIATQFNTLVKKADEIQKYKYVVHNVAHAYGKTATFMPKPLVGDNGSGMHVHQSFSKNGENIFSGNKYGGLSEEALFYIGGIIKHARALNAISNASTNSYKRLVPGFEAPVMLAYSARNRSASIRIPHVTSAKARRIEVRFGDPTANPYLCFAAMLMAGLDGIKNKIHPGDAMDKDLYDLPAEEAAEIPTVASSLEQALDCLDQDRAFLTEGGVFSDDFIDSYIALKREEVQKLQMTTHPVEFDMYYSV from the coding sequence ATGTCTGTCGATAATGTTTTAACTCTCATGAAAGACAATGACGTTCGTTACGTTGATTTACGTTTCACCGATACTAAAGGAAAAGAGCAACATGTGACTATTCCGGCTAGTTGCGTCGACGCTGACTTTCTAAACGAAGGAAAAATGTTCGATGGCTCTTCAATTGCTGGCTGGAAAGGCATTAACGAATCTGACATGGTACTTATGCCAGACACCACGACGGCAACCATGGATCCTTTCTGCGAAGACCCTACCCTAAACATCACTTGTGATATTTTAGAGCCTTCTACCATGCAAGGTTACGACCGTGACCCTCGCTCGATTGCGCGACGTGCTGAAGAGTATTTGAAATCAACGGGTCTTGGTGACGAAGCCTACTTTGGGCCAGAGCCAGAATTCTTCTTATTCGAAGACGTTCGTTTCCACACCGATATGAGTGGTTCTTTCTTCAAGATTGACTGTGAAGAAGCGGCATGGAACTCTGGTAAATCGTATGAAGACGGTAACACAGCTCACCGTCCTCGCGTTAAAGGTGGTTACTTCCCTGTTCCTCCAGTGGATTCTTCACAAGACATTCGCAGTCAAATGTGTAACATCATGGAAGAAATGGGCTTAGTTATTGAAGCGCATCACCATGAAGTTGCAACGGCTGGCCAAAACGAAATTGCAACGCAATTCAACACCTTAGTTAAAAAGGCTGATGAGATTCAAAAATACAAATACGTCGTGCACAACGTTGCGCATGCGTATGGAAAAACAGCGACTTTCATGCCAAAACCGCTGGTTGGTGACAATGGTTCAGGTATGCACGTGCATCAATCGTTCAGCAAAAATGGCGAAAACATTTTTAGCGGCAATAAATATGGCGGCTTGTCAGAAGAAGCGTTGTTCTACATCGGCGGTATTATTAAACACGCTCGTGCGTTAAACGCGATTTCTAACGCCTCAACCAACAGCTACAAACGATTAGTTCCTGGATTCGAAGCGCCGGTAATGCTCGCATACTCTGCTCGTAACCGTTCAGCATCGATTCGAATTCCACACGTAACGTCAGCTAAAGCGCGTCGTATCGAAGTGCGTTTTGGTGACCCAACGGCTAACCCATACTTATGCTTTGCAGCCATGTTGATGGCAGGCCTCGACGGCATTAAAAATAAAATCCACCCTGGCGACGCGATGGATAAAGATTTGTACGATCTTCCAGCAGAAGAAGCTGCTGAGATCCCAACCGTTGCATCGTCGCTTGAACAAGCGCTTGATTGCCTTGATCAAGATCGAGCTTTCTTAACAGAAGGTGGCGTGTTCAGCGATGACTTCATCGATTCTTACATTGCTTTGAAACGTGAAGAAGTACAAAAATTGCAAATGACCACACACCCTGTCGAATTCGACATGTACTACAGCGTGTAA
- the glnL gene encoding nitrogen regulation protein NR(II) has protein sequence MRLHRLRNIWSKHHIGAMTVQRVYNGAMKDFSPQQVHQLMQTAIILVDQQFRISWMNDAAEALLGQSLRRLHHLNIGSVLIAGDITEQLLLQCFEQKGQWQLDDATLVTIHDEWQGCHVSLNYQHLEQTPVVLLEIMCARDQLGIKKEYQLLDQNKVSLSMVRNLAHEIKNPLSGLRGAAQLLSRKVPNQLTRFTDVIVAEADRLQKLVDRMLTPAKVEPRAITNIHELTERAIEFIDLQPNHQVAIVRDYDPSLPELNIAKEQVYQSLLNLINNAREALQQSGEIRLRTRAVHQHSIGPKQYRLMARIDIEDNGPGIADELKDVIFFPTISGKQSSGLGLGIAQSLVRQNDGIIEFESAPGKTCFSIFLPIETTHEDAQHD, from the coding sequence TTGCGACTCCATAGGTTGCGAAATATCTGGTCGAAGCACCATATTGGTGCAATGACGGTTCAGAGAGTTTATAATGGTGCTATGAAGGATTTCTCTCCACAACAAGTACATCAGCTAATGCAAACCGCCATTATTTTGGTGGATCAACAATTTCGTATTAGCTGGATGAACGACGCCGCGGAAGCTTTGCTAGGGCAAAGTTTAAGAAGATTACACCACCTCAATATTGGCTCGGTGTTGATCGCAGGCGATATTACCGAGCAACTTCTACTGCAATGCTTTGAACAAAAAGGACAGTGGCAGCTAGACGATGCAACACTCGTGACCATTCATGACGAGTGGCAAGGTTGTCACGTTTCATTAAATTACCAGCACCTTGAACAAACCCCCGTTGTCTTGCTAGAAATCATGTGCGCACGCGACCAACTGGGCATCAAAAAAGAGTATCAACTGCTCGATCAAAATAAGGTCAGTTTATCCATGGTGCGTAACCTCGCCCATGAGATCAAAAACCCATTAAGTGGGCTGCGTGGTGCTGCCCAATTACTTTCTCGCAAAGTACCCAATCAATTGACTCGTTTTACCGACGTTATCGTTGCGGAAGCCGATCGGCTACAGAAATTAGTCGATCGCATGCTGACGCCAGCAAAAGTTGAACCTAGAGCCATTACCAATATTCACGAGTTAACCGAAAGGGCCATTGAGTTCATTGATCTGCAACCCAATCATCAGGTCGCCATCGTGCGCGACTATGACCCCAGTTTACCCGAGCTCAATATCGCGAAAGAACAGGTCTATCAATCTCTTCTGAATCTAATCAATAATGCTCGTGAAGCCTTGCAACAAAGCGGAGAAATCCGCTTACGCACCAGAGCGGTGCATCAGCATTCGATTGGTCCGAAACAATACCGATTAATGGCCCGAATTGACATTGAAGACAATGGGCCTGGCATCGCTGACGAGCTCAAAGACGTGATATTTTTTCCGACCATCAGCGGCAAGCAAAGCAGTGGACTTGGCCTAGGAATTGCACAATCCCTCGTAAGACAAAACGATGGAATAATTGAATTTGAATCAGCTCCCGGAAAAACATGTTTCTCAATCTTCTTACCGATTGAAACAACCCATGAAGACGCCCAACATGACTGA
- a CDS encoding substrate-binding periplasmic protein has product MRFRYLVISLIVCVSCLAQSASLCVDHYPPHQVVLGENQAEGYAIEFAKEVVDALNDSLQIVTESNLEECLKLAHSGKVDLIMGLYKTPERSRFLDFYKFSDGYSSTLFITFYDHLNISSFQDLANKRIGVVRQHHYFDEFDQSTSITKIASDHLGQAIFRLKRREVDFVAVSRYQWEEVKDILRSYVSQVYVADFQYKNDAPVFLAASKTATLPFDRQQLAAVVERLYRQKRYGLQE; this is encoded by the coding sequence TTGCGATTTCGTTATCTCGTCATCAGTTTAATCGTTTGCGTTAGTTGTCTTGCTCAAAGCGCTTCGTTGTGTGTTGATCATTATCCTCCACACCAGGTGGTTTTGGGTGAGAACCAAGCTGAGGGTTACGCGATTGAATTTGCGAAAGAGGTCGTTGATGCCTTGAACGATTCACTGCAAATAGTGACCGAGTCCAATCTGGAGGAATGCCTAAAATTAGCTCATAGCGGAAAAGTTGATTTGATTATGGGGCTATACAAGACACCAGAGCGGTCGCGCTTCCTTGATTTTTACAAGTTCAGCGATGGTTATTCTAGTACCCTGTTTATCACCTTCTACGATCATTTGAACATCTCGAGCTTCCAAGATCTCGCGAACAAGCGAATTGGCGTGGTGCGTCAACACCACTATTTTGATGAGTTTGACCAGTCAACGTCAATTACCAAGATAGCTTCCGATCATCTTGGGCAAGCCATTTTTCGACTTAAACGACGAGAGGTGGATTTTGTGGCCGTATCGCGCTATCAGTGGGAAGAAGTGAAAGATATCCTGCGCAGCTACGTGAGCCAAGTCTATGTGGCAGACTTTCAATATAAAAACGATGCTCCCGTCTTTCTTGCTGCCAGTAAAACAGCAACGCTGCCATTTGATCGACAACAACTTGCCGCGGTAGTCGAGCGGCTATATCGCCAAAAGCGCTATGGTTTACAAGAGTAA
- the ntrC gene encoding nitrogen regulation protein NR(I): MTEQTQVLVIDDDNSIRWVLTEALEDEGFVVTTAASVAEARQLIQLHSFTVILSDIRMPGEDGFVLLQELKQQIPDLPVIIMTAHSDLESAVNAYEFGAFDYLPKPFDVDQAIELVNRAAQVTESKAEHNSDDSREVPTIIGEAPAMQEVFRAIGRLSRSNISVLINGASGTGKELVAKALHQHSRRADGPFIALNMAAIPKDLIESELFGHEKGAFTGASQRYLGRFEQADQGTLFLDEIGDMPLETQTRLLRVLSEGSFYRVGGTQPVRANVRVVAATHQDLAKLVAKGVFREDLFHRINVIRIQLPELKDRISDLPLLAEQFLANAANELETEPKQLSREAQIQLMSYHWPGNVRELENVCRWLMVMSSGREILVSDLPSEIRQASQTSNEADTKLFQHWQSALKQTLMAKVEQGDHHALESVQEELEQILIDLALSITDGHKQDAAKLLGWGRNTITRKQKKYQEKPQSLK, from the coding sequence ATGACTGAGCAAACTCAAGTACTGGTTATCGATGACGATAACTCCATTCGCTGGGTACTCACTGAAGCGCTCGAAGATGAAGGCTTTGTGGTCACCACGGCGGCCAGCGTTGCTGAAGCCAGACAGTTAATTCAACTGCATTCTTTCACCGTCATCCTCAGCGACATAAGGATGCCCGGTGAAGACGGGTTTGTGCTACTGCAAGAGTTGAAACAACAAATTCCTGATCTTCCAGTGATCATTATGACCGCTCACAGTGATCTTGAAAGCGCGGTTAATGCCTACGAGTTTGGGGCTTTTGATTATCTACCCAAACCTTTCGATGTTGACCAGGCCATCGAATTGGTTAATCGAGCCGCTCAAGTGACTGAATCGAAAGCCGAGCACAACAGTGATGATTCTCGAGAAGTGCCGACGATCATTGGTGAAGCACCGGCCATGCAAGAGGTGTTTAGAGCCATTGGCCGTCTATCACGGTCCAACATATCCGTACTTATCAATGGCGCCTCAGGGACCGGGAAAGAATTAGTCGCCAAAGCATTGCATCAACATTCGCGACGGGCAGACGGCCCTTTCATCGCATTAAATATGGCCGCCATTCCCAAAGACTTAATCGAGTCAGAGTTGTTTGGGCACGAGAAAGGTGCATTTACCGGGGCAAGTCAACGCTACCTCGGCCGATTTGAACAGGCCGACCAAGGAACGCTTTTTCTTGATGAAATTGGCGATATGCCGTTGGAGACGCAAACACGCTTGCTTCGAGTGCTTAGTGAAGGCTCTTTTTATCGCGTCGGTGGCACTCAGCCAGTACGGGCAAACGTTCGGGTCGTTGCAGCCACTCACCAAGATCTAGCGAAACTGGTTGCTAAAGGCGTTTTTCGAGAAGATCTATTCCATCGTATTAACGTTATTCGTATACAGTTGCCAGAGCTGAAAGACCGTATTTCAGACCTACCACTGCTGGCCGAGCAATTCTTAGCGAATGCCGCCAACGAACTAGAAACCGAACCAAAACAGCTCAGTCGAGAAGCGCAGATTCAACTCATGTCTTATCATTGGCCCGGCAATGTTCGAGAGCTGGAAAATGTCTGTCGTTGGTTAATGGTGATGTCGTCAGGCCGAGAAATTTTGGTCTCGGACTTACCCAGTGAAATTCGACAGGCAAGCCAAACTTCTAATGAAGCCGACACCAAGCTGTTTCAGCACTGGCAGTCAGCACTCAAACAAACGCTCATGGCAAAAGTTGAACAAGGTGATCATCATGCCTTGGAATCGGTGCAAGAAGAACTC
- a CDS encoding NAD(P)/FAD-dependent oxidoreductase has product MSSKGCLIVGGSHAAAQLVASLRQEGWQESITVISDSPLLPYQRPPLSKGFLAQKVTQQQLLIRPESAYQKHDIQFRLNSKVAAIDRHAHRVTLATGEQLEYAKLALCTGARARHLEICGADLQGVHYLRDLTDVETIQHDLSELAGPPEKINVVLVGGGYIGLETAASLRSLGYQVTVIEAAPRILQRVTAAPVAEFFAELHQAHGVKLVTQKQVAELMSRDGQRVDQVVCTDGSHYSADCVIVGIGVRPNIELAEQAGIDVSNGILVNEYAQTNDPDIVAAGDCTFHRIEHYDLSVRLESVPNAMEQAKSAAASICGKTKSIHGVAMVLVGSI; this is encoded by the coding sequence ATGTCGAGTAAAGGATGTCTCATCGTCGGAGGCAGTCATGCCGCCGCGCAATTGGTGGCAAGTTTACGTCAAGAAGGGTGGCAAGAATCGATTACCGTGATTAGCGATTCTCCTCTGCTGCCTTATCAGCGACCTCCTTTGTCCAAAGGATTTCTCGCGCAGAAAGTGACCCAACAACAATTGCTAATTCGACCGGAGAGCGCTTATCAAAAACACGATATTCAGTTTCGACTGAATAGCAAAGTCGCGGCCATCGATCGCCATGCCCACCGCGTTACTTTGGCGACGGGTGAGCAACTTGAATACGCCAAATTGGCCCTGTGTACTGGCGCTCGAGCGCGACACTTAGAAATTTGTGGTGCCGATTTGCAGGGTGTTCACTATCTCCGTGATTTAACCGATGTAGAGACCATTCAACACGACTTATCAGAACTCGCTGGCCCGCCAGAAAAGATTAACGTTGTTTTAGTTGGCGGTGGCTATATTGGCTTAGAAACCGCTGCATCACTCCGTTCTTTGGGTTATCAGGTCACGGTTATTGAAGCGGCACCGAGAATTCTTCAACGGGTGACTGCTGCTCCCGTCGCTGAATTTTTTGCTGAGTTACACCAAGCGCATGGAGTAAAGCTAGTCACCCAAAAGCAGGTTGCTGAATTAATGAGTCGCGATGGCCAACGAGTCGATCAAGTTGTCTGCACCGATGGCAGTCATTATTCAGCCGATTGTGTCATTGTCGGTATTGGTGTTCGGCCGAACATAGAGTTAGCTGAGCAAGCAGGCATTGACGTTAGCAATGGGATCTTAGTGAATGAGTATGCTCAAACCAACGATCCTGACATAGTTGCTGCCGGAGATTGTACGTTTCATCGAATTGAACACTACGACTTATCGGTGCGATTAGAGTCGGTTCCTAATGCAATGGAACAGGCGAAAAGTGCCGCAGCCAGCATCTGTGGGAAAACAAAAAGCATACACGGCGTTGCCATGGTTTTGGTCGGATCAATATGA
- a CDS encoding 2Fe-2S iron-sulfur cluster-binding protein produces MPLIKYVDHSGNEFEADVDVGKTVMEGAMDNMIDGILAECGGCCSCATCHVYVDEAFLPITGTAEGMEKEMLSAVNDPKPNSRLSCQIVVNDEMDGLRVEMPESQY; encoded by the coding sequence ATGCCCTTGATTAAGTACGTGGATCATTCCGGTAATGAGTTCGAAGCAGACGTTGATGTTGGTAAAACGGTTATGGAAGGCGCCATGGACAACATGATTGATGGCATATTGGCCGAGTGTGGCGGATGCTGCTCGTGCGCGACTTGCCATGTTTATGTCGATGAAGCTTTTTTGCCCATTACTGGTACTGCTGAAGGAATGGAAAAAGAAATGCTCAGCGCTGTGAATGATCCCAAGCCGAATAGCCGCCTAAGTTGTCAAATTGTTGTTAATGACGAGATGGATGGCTTACGGGTAGAAATGCCAGAGTCGCAATACTAA
- a CDS encoding oxidoreductase C-terminal domain-containing protein, with protein MQIAGLNHGYEQTVVRQNQSAKKALVVWYFKQEHLIAADCINSPKEFMLAKQLIARNIAVTPEQLIDPEIDLAELLNV; from the coding sequence TTGCAGATTGCAGGTTTGAATCATGGTTATGAACAAACCGTCGTACGGCAAAACCAATCGGCTAAGAAGGCTTTGGTTGTTTGGTACTTTAAGCAAGAGCATTTGATTGCCGCCGATTGTATCAATAGCCCAAAAGAGTTTATGCTGGCAAAACAATTGATTGCTCGAAACATTGCGGTGACACCAGAGCAGCTAATCGATCCCGAAATCGATTTAGCTGAGTTATTAAACGTTTAA